The DNA window TTTACCGCGCACCCTCTGCCGTTCCGTTTCGCCAGTTGGGTAGGCTACGATATGGATGGCCGGACCGACATCAAATGGTTCGATTCCATCGGGTTCCGCTTGTCGGAAAAGGCGGAGCGGCTTGATCGCTACATCAATTCGCTGGAAAAAGTGGATGCAGAGCATCCGCTGCTTGAAACCTTGCGCAATGCGGCGGTCTATTCACACAAACGAACGACCGACTTCCGCGCTGATCTGTCGGACCCCGCCGCTCTTTCCGCTGCCGCCAATACGCTCACTGCGGACCATCCGCATAAATTGCTGTCGCTGGCCCCACTGATTGATTTACTTGAAGCCGAGGCGCAGGGCGCTGACGCGAACCGAGCAATCGGGCTGAAAACAGTCGCTGCTGCCATGCGCGCGGACGGACTTGGCATGGGCTGGATCCACTTCCGGGTGAACTCCAGCCAGTTACACAACGCAATCCGCCGCCGGATTGACCCGGACAACACGCTCGATCTGGGAAGTAAGGGCGCGATGGCGACGTTGCGCGAGTTGCTCGAAAATGTGCGGCCCCTGCGGAGCAATTTTGCCGCACTTGCGATTGAAAGCAGCACCGCCATCCGTCAGTTTCTGGCAATGGCGCAGATCATCCAGCATGTTGATGGCGACGCGCCGATCCGGATGCTGATTGCCGAATGCGAACAGCCTTCCACCATTCTGGCGGCGCTGTATTTCTCGAAATTGTTCGGGATCGAGGACAAGGTCGATGTCTCGCCTTTGTTCGAAACCGAAAGCGCGCTGGAACATGGCGGGCGGTTCCTCGACGCTTTATTGTCCGAAGAGATCTACCAGAATTACGCACGGAAGCGCGGCCGCGTGGCAATCCAGACCGGATTTTCCGATGCTGGGCGGTTCGTCGGCCAAATTCCCGCAAGTCTCGCAATCGAGCGCCTGCAGGGCCGCCTCGCCGACGCAATGCGAGACAACGGCCTGACCGATGTGGCCGCACTAATTTTCAACACCCACGGCGAAAGCATGGGGCGCGGCGCGCATCCGGGCGGCTTCAAGGACCGGCTCGAATGGCCGCTTAGCCCATGGGCAAGGCGCCGGTTTGTGCGCGCAGGCATCCGGCTCGAGCCGGAAGTCAGCTTTCAGGGCGGCGATGGCTATCTCCATTTCGCAACGCCCGAACTGGCGCTTGCAACATTAACCCGGATTGCCACGCACCGACCATCTTCGACTGATCCCGATGCGCCGACAGATCAATTCTACCGCCGCACTGATATTAGTCTCGATTTCTACCGGGCTGTGCGGTCAAACCAGCGCAATCATTTGGAAAGCCAGACATACAGCCGCGCATTGACGGCATTCGGGCTGGGCCTGCTGAATAACACCGGTAGCCGCGTATCCCGCCGCCAATCCGATCTGAGCGCCGACCGCGATATGAACCTGCGCCAAATTCGCGCAATCCCGCACAACGCAATCCTGCAACAGCTTGGCTACCCGGTGAATGTTATCTCGGGCGTTGGCACCGCGGCTGACGGGAATTATGAAGACCTTGCTTCACTGCTCACCGAAAGCGAACGGGGGCGGCAATTGGTCCGTTTGGTTCGTGCCTCCAACGCACTGGCCAGTATCAAGACAGTTGCGGCCTTTGGCGAATTGTTCAACTCCGCTTATTGGGCCAGCCGCCCTTATCGCGGCACAGAAGGCCATTTGTCCGACGCATGCGAGGTGCTCGCAGAATATCTTACCAAGGATGACAGGACTGGCACTTTCCGCCGGCTTGCCTCCCGGCTGCGGGTTGATGCGCTCAAGCTTCACCGATTGCTCGACCTGATACCGGACGAGGAACCGCACCCTGAGCGCGAGCCTGTGCGCCGGTCAATCGGGGCGCTTCAGGCGCTTCGCCTCACTTTGTTGCAGCATATGTTTATCAAGGCCGTGTCGGTCCCGGCGTTCAGCCGCGCCAATGACATCAGCCGCGATGATGTGCTGGAAATGGTGTTCACCTTGCGCGTGGATGACGCCCTTGCCCAATTGCGCCGCGCATATCCGACAAGCTTCCCGAGCGTTGACGATTTCACCGTCGATGAGCCGAGTGATTATCCTGATGGCGATGGCACCGGCTATACCCAAATCCAGCGCGATTACATCGACCCGCTGGAACGTGCTTACGGGTTAAGCCTGCGGATCGGCACGGCAATCGCCAATGAGTTCGGAGCGCATGGATAGGCTGCCGATATAGGCTTTCAGCTGGTTACTTTTTGACCAATAGCCGTCTCGCAACGGGACGCACGAAAAGCCTAGGATAGAATAACGAGACGTTTTTTGGCATAGAGCCATCTATGAACCCGATGATAAAATGGATTGGCGGCGCAACCGCCGCACTGGTACTGGCTCTCGGCGGCGCAACGCTGGCGAGCGGCTGGATGGCAGGCAATTCTGTCGAGGCTGCGCCTTCGATCGAGGAAGCAGTTCCGGCCGATGAAGGCATGATGTCCGACGCGGACGCCGCGGGCACCGAACAAACCGAATTTGTCTCGGAAGAAGTTGTCCAGGCAGTGCCTGAACCTAAGCCGGATCCCAAAGACGAACGCTTCGTGATCAAGCGCGTGTTGCCCATCACTGGCCCGATCAAATACGGCGAGTGGCATTGGGACGATGAAGGCATCGCAGATGGTCCGCTGGTTATGACCGTCGATTTGAAGGCGCGGGTTATCTCGGTATTCAAAGGCGGCTACGAAATCGGCGCAGCGGCGGTTCTTCTCGGCACTGATGCGCATCCGACCCCGCTCGGCACATTCCCGATCAGATATAAGATGCGGCATAATGTCTCCGAAAAATACAACAATGCGCCGATGCCCTATTCCATGTTCCTGACCTCTGACGGCGTCGCTCTCCACGGCGCAGAAGTAGAAAACGGTTTCGCCAGCCACGGCTGCGTAGGCATGCCAGATGGCTTCGCTGCGAAAGTCTTCGCAGTCGCCAAGAAGGGCGACAAAGTCATTATCACCGATGGCAAGACCATCGGAATGGGCGATTCAATTATTTGATTTGGGGCGCGATCCCGCCTTGCGGGGCGGTTCGCTTTCAAATTTCCAACCGGCCTGGCTCGAATTGGGGCCTGTAGGATGCATGATTTTGCGCACTTGAATTCCGGCCAATGAGGTCTTTTTCTCTTCAAGCATCCTGTTCAAAAGTTGGTCTGCTTCCGAGCGGCTGACTTTTTTGCCCATTTGCTCGCATATCCAAAGCACATTCTCGATCTCAAACACGCGGCCCGCACTGCCGAAAAAGACAAATCCATCATCTTGTCTGACCACACTTCTGTTGAGTTTGGCGCTCGCTTCCCACTCAACATCGCTCCAGACTTCGCCAAGCAATTGCGCGCTCTTGGACAAAGCGACCGGATCTAGCCAGTCCTGCTCTGCCAGCGCTTTGCGGACCCGCACACGGTCGAAATTATCGTCCTCGTTTGACGGGTCACTGATCCAGCCTATATTTGCGCGACGGGTAACTTCTATCAATTCAGATTTACGCCAACCGAGCAGCGGTCGCAGCAACCTGTACTCGCCCCCTGTTTCCTTGGGGCGAATCCATGATTTTGCCCGAATGCCGGCAAGGCCAGACAGGCCGCTGCCGCGATTGAGCCGCATCAACAAAGTTTCTGCCTGATCGTCTGCGTGGTGGGCGGTCGCGAGCGCACCTAAACTGCGCCGGTCGTGCCAATTGGCAAGCGCGGCATAGCGCGCCTCGCGAGCATTGGCCTGAAGGTTTCCGCTTTCAACGGTAACTTTCAAAGTGACATGGGGGATTTCGAGCCTGTCGCAAATTTCTACGACATGCTGCGCTTCCTTGGCACTTTCCGGCCTTAGCCCATGGTCAATTGTTGCGGCTTCAACCATTCCGGGCAACGCTTCGCGGGCAAGCAGCAGCAATGCAAGGCTATCTGCGCCGCCTGAAACGGCAACGCCCAGCTTGGCATCAGTTGCCCAAAGGCCGCCGATATCGTGCCGGAAACGCTCGACTAAATCGCGGTCAACCAGACTATCAATTGCACGTAACCTTGCCAAGATTGCGTTGATATTGGTCAGCCAACCGCCCCGACGCAAGCGCAGGATAGGTGTCAGCAAACTCAGCCAGGGCGATACACGCACGATTGGTGTCATTCATGGCAATCATCGTTTCACCCAAGTACAACAGGCTGTCAGGTGCCCGTGCATCCTGCTTGTTCGTTTGGTAATTCTTGAAGAACCACGGTGCGGCGTCGCTTGGCTTGCCATCATCGAGATAAGCGCGGCCCAGCAAGTTCCTGCCATAGGTGGCGCGCCAATGGCTTGGGTATTTCTCGACAAACATGGTCAATTGCTGCTGCGCTTCGGGATAGAAGCCAGCATTCCACAGGCGGTAACCATAGGAATATTCGTCATCTGCTGCATCGTCAGTTTGGGGTTTGGCGATTTGCTGAACGGCTTCGAGCCGTGCTGCCGTTGGCGCAGCAGCCACGACGGCGGGTGTGGCTGCCGGGGGCGATGCAGTGGGAACTCTAGCCGCCGGAGCCGATGGGCTCGGTGTGGGAACAATCGCGGAAGAGCCTGTGCCCGGCGCGTTTTCCATCGCTACCAATCGCTGGGTCAGCGTCATAATCGCGTTCGAATTCTCTTCGGTTTGCGATGTCAGCGAAGCAATTTGCGCTTCCAACGCGTCGAGCCGGATCAGAATGTCGGTAACCGCTGTTGTCGATGGGGCCGCACCGCTTGTGGCCGATGGCGCAGAGCCGGTTATCTGAGGTTCGAAATATTTACCGTCACCACCAGGAAACACAGTGCGCTGCAGGGCGCGAACTTCTGCCTCAATTTTGCGCAAGCGGGCTTCGTCGCCGCTTTGCGCAGATACCGGCATCGATGTGCCGACCGCGGCAAAAAGCGCCAGACCAGCAACTATGGCGCGGCTCTTATGACTAATCATTCTTCGAATGCTCCTGTCTCATTACCCGGCCTGTTATGACGTCATGCCGCCATACCCAGGCTGAACAACCTAGTTTTTCGTGCAGCAACGCCCCCAAATTGTCGAGCCGCGCCACCACCTAATCGGTGGAGACCTTGGGCCGCATGCCCAATCAGGCCCCCTAGTTTGTTTCGTCCGCCACTTCGCCAGCTTCGCCGTCCGCGGCAGTTTCACTTTCCTCAGCACGGGCAATAAGCGCATCCGCCGTAACCGGCAGATCTCGCAATATCTCGCTCTCGTCAGACAAATTACCAATCGAGGTGCCGCCAATTGAAACCATCAGGGCCTCTGGCTGACCGGTCCAAATTTGCGGCCCCTGAGAATCGCTTGGCACCGAGTATTTTTCGCCCTTGGCCATTTCGCGTTCCATCAAGCGTTCGCCATCCTGATCGTAAAACTTTACCCAAACCCCGTCGGCAAGCGATGTAAATACCACTTCCCCGGTGGGCTTGGATGAAGAGGTGACGATGTCCGCACCGTCGCCTCCGGTCACCGTTTCTTCGGAAACTTCGGTTGGCTCTACAATAGAGCCAGGCCCGGAGCCGGGGATGAAATATCCACGGAAAAACGCAAATGCACCAGCCACAAGCAGCAGCACCGCAAAGGCGCTGAACCATGCAAGACCGCGTGACGGGATGCGCGCCGGATCGCCCGGTTCGAATCTTGCCGGTCGCTCATTTTCGTAGTCGTTGTTAGCCGCCAATTCGCTGCGTACTTGATCGGCAATTTCGATCTCATCCAAACCAACAGCTTTGGCATAGGTCCGCGAAAAGCCAACCGCATAGGTTCGCGCGGGCAGTGCCGCAAAATTGCCGTCTTCAATGACTTGCAAATGACGAATCGGGATGCGGGTTTCAGCTGCGATTTGATCGATAGACTTGCCGGCATCCTTGCGGGCGCGAAGCAACCGCTGCCCAGCCCCATCAAGCGGAAGTTGGTCTACCGACTCCTCAATTTCATCGCTCATAAATCATCCCATACGGCCCGTGTTCTATTTTGCGGCAGAAGAAGAGGTCTGAGGCCTTGCTGTCAAGCGCAGAAGCCAGTCACTGAAAACTAAATCGCCAAGCCGAGTGTAAACAGAGATAAATGCACGCGGCGCCCCGGAAGTAGACACCATCAAACAGCTTAATCGATGAGAATCCCTTGGTCAGCCGCCCATTTAGTCAGTTCGGCGCGCAAATCTGCCGGAGGATTGAACAACCACCCGTTCATCGCTTCGGTTATTTGCGCCAGATCGACTTGTCTCACCAGTTCCTTGATCGGCCCGACCGAAACAGGAGTGATTGACAATCGCCGGAAGCCGAGGCCCATCAGCGCAAGCGCTTCCAGCTGACGCCCGCCCATTTCGCCGCACACGGCCAGATCGACCTGTTGGCCCACGGTCGCTTGCGCAATCCGGCGCAAGAACCGCAAAATTGCCGGGCTCAACCAATCATACCGCTCCGCAAGCTTGGGGTTGGCCCGGTCCGCTGCGAACAGAAACTGGGTCAAATCATTGGTACCGACCGAAATGAACGACACTTTGGGAATGAGGATATCGAGCACCTCGGCCAAGGCCGGAACCTCCAGCATCGCGCCGTAACGGATCGATTCAGGTGGCTGTCTTTTTTGCGATGTAAGGAAAGCCAGTTGATCGTCGAAGACCTTCTTCGCTGCATCGAATTCCCAAGGTTCTGACACCATAGGGAACATGACATTAAGCTGGCGCCCCGATGCCGCCTCTAGCAAGGCTCTAGCCTGAGCTTTCAGTAAGCCTTCGCGTTCCAGCGCCAGCCGCAATGCGCGCCAACCCATTGCCGGATTTTCCTCATTTTCAACATCTTCGTTGCGAAGATAGGGCACCGCCTTATCTCCGCCAATATCGACCGTACGAAATATGACCGGGCGGTTGCCCGCCGCATCGAGAACATCACGGTAGAGCCGCAATTGCTTTTCACGCTGCGGCAGCGTTGCTGAAACCAGAAATTGAAATTCGGTACGAAACAGGCCGATACCGTCAGCGCCAACCAGATTAAGGTTGGAAATATCCTCTCGCAAACCGGCATTCATCATCACCTGAATCCGCGTGCCGCAGCGGGTGAAAGGTTCGACATCGCGCAACTCGGCGTAAAGCGCCTGCTTCTCTTTTGATTTGGCAAAGCGCGTTTCGAAAGCGTCGAACACTTGCTGCGCTGGCCGCACAGTTGCCACACCCGCATCAGCGTCGAGCAAAATCTCGTCACCCTCACGAACGATTCCGCGCAGGCCCCGCGCGCGGCCAAGCACAGGCACACCCATCGCGCGCGCGACAATCACCACATGCGCGGTGAGCGAACCTTCTTCCAGGATCACCCCCTTCAAGCGCCGCCGGTCATATTCGAGCAATTCTGCAGGCCCGAGGTTCTTGGCAATCAGGATAGCATCC is part of the Pontixanthobacter gangjinensis genome and encodes:
- a CDS encoding phosphoenolpyruvate carboxylase, which translates into the protein MKTVAELTERLSQLHQQTRETPLFNPVFQLSLDLSRDLEGGAISLDDIESMIAELECQSLKSRAKRLRHNLSPVSQDANVEAVRDACEHGEFDTFKAQWEHPGLHAVFTAHPTFLLTPEQTEAVATSASSDAEISDAACVANAARPDITLRYEHRRAMLAIAHAQDARDTIVGQSLAKAQELWPDKWFTAHPLPFRFASWVGYDMDGRTDIKWFDSIGFRLSEKAERLDRYINSLEKVDAEHPLLETLRNAAVYSHKRTTDFRADLSDPAALSAAANTLTADHPHKLLSLAPLIDLLEAEAQGADANRAIGLKTVAAAMRADGLGMGWIHFRVNSSQLHNAIRRRIDPDNTLDLGSKGAMATLRELLENVRPLRSNFAALAIESSTAIRQFLAMAQIIQHVDGDAPIRMLIAECEQPSTILAALYFSKLFGIEDKVDVSPLFETESALEHGGRFLDALLSEEIYQNYARKRGRVAIQTGFSDAGRFVGQIPASLAIERLQGRLADAMRDNGLTDVAALIFNTHGESMGRGAHPGGFKDRLEWPLSPWARRRFVRAGIRLEPEVSFQGGDGYLHFATPELALATLTRIATHRPSSTDPDAPTDQFYRRTDISLDFYRAVRSNQRNHLESQTYSRALTAFGLGLLNNTGSRVSRRQSDLSADRDMNLRQIRAIPHNAILQQLGYPVNVISGVGTAADGNYEDLASLLTESERGRQLVRLVRASNALASIKTVAAFGELFNSAYWASRPYRGTEGHLSDACEVLAEYLTKDDRTGTFRRLASRLRVDALKLHRLLDLIPDEEPHPEREPVRRSIGALQALRLTLLQHMFIKAVSVPAFSRANDISRDDVLEMVFTLRVDDALAQLRRAYPTSFPSVDDFTVDEPSDYPDGDGTGYTQIQRDYIDPLERAYGLSLRIGTAIANEFGAHG
- a CDS encoding L,D-transpeptidase family protein — protein: MNPMIKWIGGATAALVLALGGATLASGWMAGNSVEAAPSIEEAVPADEGMMSDADAAGTEQTEFVSEEVVQAVPEPKPDPKDERFVIKRVLPITGPIKYGEWHWDDEGIADGPLVMTVDLKARVISVFKGGYEIGAAAVLLGTDAHPTPLGTFPIRYKMRHNVSEKYNNAPMPYSMFLTSDGVALHGAEVENGFASHGCVGMPDGFAAKVFAVAKKGDKVIITDGKTIGMGDSII
- the tilS gene encoding tRNA lysidine(34) synthetase TilS; amino-acid sequence: MRVSPWLSLLTPILRLRRGGWLTNINAILARLRAIDSLVDRDLVERFRHDIGGLWATDAKLGVAVSGGADSLALLLLAREALPGMVEAATIDHGLRPESAKEAQHVVEICDRLEIPHVTLKVTVESGNLQANAREARYAALANWHDRRSLGALATAHHADDQAETLLMRLNRGSGLSGLAGIRAKSWIRPKETGGEYRLLRPLLGWRKSELIEVTRRANIGWISDPSNEDDNFDRVRVRKALAEQDWLDPVALSKSAQLLGEVWSDVEWEASAKLNRSVVRQDDGFVFFGSAGRVFEIENVLWICEQMGKKVSRSEADQLLNRMLEEKKTSLAGIQVRKIMHPTGPNSSQAGWKFESEPPRKAGSRPKSNN
- a CDS encoding tetratricopeptide repeat protein, with amino-acid sequence MISHKSRAIVAGLALFAAVGTSMPVSAQSGDEARLRKIEAEVRALQRTVFPGGDGKYFEPQITGSAPSATSGAAPSTTAVTDILIRLDALEAQIASLTSQTEENSNAIMTLTQRLVAMENAPGTGSSAIVPTPSPSAPAARVPTASPPAATPAVVAAAPTAARLEAVQQIAKPQTDDAADDEYSYGYRLWNAGFYPEAQQQLTMFVEKYPSHWRATYGRNLLGRAYLDDGKPSDAAPWFFKNYQTNKQDARAPDSLLYLGETMIAMNDTNRACIALAEFADTYPALASGRLADQYQRNLGKVTCN
- a CDS encoding helix-turn-helix domain-containing protein; amino-acid sequence: MSDEIEESVDQLPLDGAGQRLLRARKDAGKSIDQIAAETRIPIRHLQVIEDGNFAALPARTYAVGFSRTYAKAVGLDEIEIADQVRSELAANNDYENERPARFEPGDPARIPSRGLAWFSAFAVLLLVAGAFAFFRGYFIPGSGPGSIVEPTEVSEETVTGGDGADIVTSSSKPTGEVVFTSLADGVWVKFYDQDGERLMEREMAKGEKYSVPSDSQGPQIWTGQPEALMVSIGGTSIGNLSDESEILRDLPVTADALIARAEESETAADGEAGEVADETN
- the ptsP gene encoding phosphoenolpyruvate--protein phosphotransferase; amino-acid sequence: MTAAAAARLILTQLHEVMASRLHAQGKLDRVVDIIAESLDSEVCSIYLLREGMLELFATHGLNAAAVHVTRLAMGEGLTGSIADKVETLNLAEAKAHPDFQYRPETGEEKFHSFAGVPIVYRERAVGVLCVQHVEPRRYEEVELEALQTTAMVLSELISNNELIDEEEALGRGPEMTGPVNVPGLTLVKGLAVGTAVYHQPRVNIDQVMAEDTEVERQRVYRAFDKMREQIDNMTSQAEFRTGGEHEEVLETYKMFAYDEGWGRRINEAIDSGLTAEAAIERVQQRTRMRMREIDDALLADRMHDLEDLSNRLLRIVSGQLGTAASQGLRKDAILIAKNLGPAELLEYDRRRLKGVILEEGSLTAHVVIVARAMGVPVLGRARGLRGIVREGDEILLDADAGVATVRPAQQVFDAFETRFAKSKEKQALYAELRDVEPFTRCGTRIQVMMNAGLREDISNLNLVGADGIGLFRTEFQFLVSATLPQREKQLRLYRDVLDAAGNRPVIFRTVDIGGDKAVPYLRNEDVENEENPAMGWRALRLALEREGLLKAQARALLEAASGRQLNVMFPMVSEPWEFDAAKKVFDDQLAFLTSQKRQPPESIRYGAMLEVPALAEVLDILIPKVSFISVGTNDLTQFLFAADRANPKLAERYDWLSPAILRFLRRIAQATVGQQVDLAVCGEMGGRQLEALALMGLGFRRLSITPVSVGPIKELVRQVDLAQITEAMNGWLFNPPADLRAELTKWAADQGILID